The Thomasclavelia ramosa DSM 1402 genome includes a region encoding these proteins:
- a CDS encoding prepilin-type N-terminal cleavage/methylation domain-containing protein, which yields MKELLLKRLKKAKNKKGFTLIEIIVVLVILGILAAIAVPAVMGYIDDAKESKYVAEAHSIYIVIQTEEARAKATAADDITYESIEKEAIKKTSLEDVTIAPTPTNVTPKEEKATSYKVTWTSDDDKKIEATVKKNKDVKIDEVN from the coding sequence ATGAAAGAATTATTATTAAAAAGATTGAAAAAAGCTAAAAATAAGAAAGGTTTTACGCTTATTGAAATCATCGTAGTATTAGTAATTTTGGGGATTTTAGCTGCGATTGCTGTTCCAGCGGTAATGGGATATATTGATGATGCTAAAGAATCAAAATATGTTGCAGAAGCACATTCAATTTATATTGTTATACAAACAGAAGAAGCACGAGCTAAAGCAACTGCTGCTGATGATATAACTTATGAAAGTATAGAGAAAGAAGCAATTAAGAAAACAAGTTTAGAAGATGTAACAATTGCGCCGACACCTACTAATGTAACACCAAAAGAAGAAAAAGCTACGTCTTACAAAGTTACATGGACTAGTGATGATGATAAGAAAATAGAAGCAACAGTTAAGAAAAATAAAGATGTTAAAATTGATGAAGTAAATTAA